The following coding sequences are from one Salvia hispanica cultivar TCC Black 2014 chromosome 3, UniMelb_Shisp_WGS_1.0, whole genome shotgun sequence window:
- the LOC125213675 gene encoding MAP3K epsilon protein kinase 1-like isoform X1 — MARQMATSAFHKSKTLDNKYMLGDEIGKGAYGRVYKGLDLENGDFVAIKQVSLENIAQEDLNIIMQEIDLLKNLNHKNIVKYLGSLKTKSHLHIILEYVENGSLANIIKPNKFGPFPESLVAVYIAQVLEGLVYLHEQGVIHRDIKGANILTTKEGLVKLADFGVATKLTEADVNTHSVVGTPYWMAPEVIEMSGVCAASDIWSVGCTVIELLTCIPPYFDLQPMPALFRIVQDEHPPIPDSLSPAITDFLRQCFKKDAGQRPDAKTLLSHPWIKNSRRALQNTLRHSGTLRNIEEVGTGGAGISSSEQGHNIETYSAEKDKTEMSSSGTSVVSKSYEDDSSKTNLTEERTDNLEKDTISDQVPTFIIHEKSPIETSSSTLLDSHESEIEDQSSNLNQQDEVLINGEAEAAESTNRTVVGRKVEKKGSAVGIIHAKFNFGQKNHEPSPRKGVEEPLTSGGNELSKFSDSPRDASLDDLFHPLDSLEDQVAEASTSASSSKVIQGNAVSEGGKTDLATKLRATIARKQMENESVQASGDLLRLMMGVLKEDVIDIDSLVFEDKLPAENLFHLQAVEFSKLVSLLRPDEPEDVIVSSCQKLTSFFHQRPDQKIVFITQHGLLPLMELLEVPRPRVICSVLQVLNQIIKDNTEFQENACLVGLIPIVMSFAVHDRPREVRMEAAFFFQQLCQSSSLTLQMFIACRGIPILVGFLEADYAKYRVMVHMAIDGMWQVFKLQKSTSRNDFCRIAAKNGILLRLINTLYSLNEATRLASIASGGGFAPDGLSSRPRSDAQDSNSPLTRIDSVFYGNDLPDHLKVKPGDHILQTGTLEPLRLSASHSPDSRVKASDADRPQSSISKLEASGASRVTDPASLDRLSNSVKKDHLPTRDEESVDRLKNEPSRAEFDLKQQRGANVTGGRISMDRAPKSMDATTNGSSAHTGSQQENIRPLLSLLDKEPPSRHFSGQLEYVKHLTGMEKHDSNLPLLHGSTDKKTNGLDFLMAEFAEVSGKGRENSNVDSLPRSSPKAANKKHGPLTSNGGSVVASGLASQRASGVLSGSGVLNARPGSAASSGLLTHMVSPWNVDVAREYLEKVADLLFEFASADTAVKSYMCSQSLLSRLFQMFNKIEPPILLKLLKCINHLSTDPHCLEHLQRADAIKYLIPNLDLREGSLVSQIHHEVLNALFNLCKINKRRQEQAAENGIIPHLLHFIMSDSPLRQYALPLLCDMAHASRNSREQLRAHGGLDVYLSLLEDNIWSVTSLDSIAVCLAHDNENKKVEQALLKKDAIQKLVKFFQCCPEQHFLHILEPFLKIITKSSRINTTLAVNGLTPLLILRLDHPDAIARLNLLKLIKAVYEHHPRPKQLIVENDLPQKLKNLIEERRDGQSSGGQVLVKQMATSLLKALHINTVL, encoded by the exons ATGGCGCGGCAAATGGCGACTTCCGCTTTCCACAAATCAAAAACCCTTGACAACAAATAT ATGCTTGGAGATGAGATCGGCAAAGGGGCTTATGGAAGAGTCTACAAGGGTTTGGATTTGGAAAATGGAGATTTTGTTGCAATCAAGCAAGTTTCCCTCGAGAACATTGCTCAGGAGGATCTCAACATCATTATG CAAGAGATCGATCTGCTTAAG AATCTGAATCATAAGAATATTGTGAAATATCTTGGATCTTTGAAGACAAAATCTCATCTTCACATTATACTTGA gTATGTGGAGAACGGATCTCTTGCAAATATAATAAAGCCAAACAAATTTGGGCCTTTTCCAGAGTCATTGGTGGCTGTTTACATAGCTCAG GTATTAGAAGGATTGGTCTACCTGCACGAACAAGGTGTGATTCATCGTGATATCAAGGGGGCAAATATCCTGACAACAAAAGAG GGCCTTGTCAAACTTGCAGATTTTGGGGTTGCTACAAAACTTACTGAAGCAGATGTTAATACTCATTCTGTTGTTGGAACGCCTTATTGGATGGCCCCTGAG GTCATTGAAATGTCAGGAGTTTGTGCTGCATCTGACATTTGGAGTGTAGGCTGCACTGTAATTGAACTTCTTACATGTATTCCACCGTACTTTGATCTGCAGCCAATGCCCGCCCTCTTTAGGATTGTGCAG GATGAACATCCTCCAATTCCAGATAGTCTATCCCCAGCTATTACAGATTTCCTGCGTCAATGCTTTAAAAAG GATGCTGGACAGAGGCCTGATGCAAAGACATTACTTTCACACCCTTGGATTAAAAACTCAAGGCGTGCCCTACAGAATACTCTTCGTCATAGTGGAACCTTGAG GAACATTGAGGAAGTTGGAACTGGGGGTGCTGGTATAAGTAGCAGTGAGCAAGGGCATAATATTGAAACCTATTCTGCTGAGAAA GATAAAACTGAGATGTCATCCTCAGGGACTTCAGTTGTTAGCAAGTCTTACGAGGATGATAGCTCAAAAACTAATCTTACTGAGGAAAGGACAGATAACCTTGAAAAAGATACTATTTCAGATCAAGTTCCAACATTTATTATCCATGAGAAATCACCCATTGAGACCAGCTCAAGCACACTTTTGGATAGTCATGAGTCAGAGATCGAAGACCAGAGTTCTAATCTAAATCAGCAGGACGAAGTGCTGATAAATGGTGAGGCAGAAGCTGCCGAGTCTACAAACAGAACTGTTGTTGGcagaaaagttgaaaaaaaaggaagtgCAGTTGGTATCATTCatgcaaaatttaattttggtcaaaagAACCACGAACCTAGCCCAAGGAAG GGTGTTGAAGAACCACTGACTTCTGGAGGCAATGAACTTAGTAAATTTAGTGATTCTCCACGCGATGCTTCTTTGGATGATTTATTTCACCCCTTGGATAGTTTGGAGGACCAGGTAGCTGAAGCCTCTACTTCTGCATCCTCTTCAAAAGTAATCCAAGGAAATGCTGTATCTGAAGGTGGAAAGACTGATCTGGCAACAAAGTTAAGGGCTACAATTGCTCGGAAACAAATGGAGAATGAATCTGTTCAGGCTAGTGGTGACCTACTTCGCTTAATGATGGGTGTTTTAAAGGAAGATGTAATTGATATTGATTCTCTG GTATTTGAAGATAAATTGCCTGCAGAAAATCTTTTTCACCTTCAG GCTGTTGAATTCAGCAAATTGGTATCTTTGCTGAGGCCAGATGAACCAGAAGATGTGATAGTATCTTCTTGTCAGAAGTTGACCTCTTTCTTTCATCAGCGACCAGACCAGAAGATTGTTTTCATTACACAACATGGTTTGCTCCCACTAATGGAACTGCTTGAGGTTCCAAGACCCCGC GTTATATGCTCAGTTCTACAAGTActgaatcaaataattaaagataacACTGAATTTCAGGAGAATGCTTGTCTAGTGGGTCTT ATTCCCATTGTGATGAGCTTTGCTGTACATGATCGTCCACGGGAGGTGCGCATGGAAGCAGCGTTTTTTTTCCAACAGCTCTGCCAATCAAG CTCCTTGACATTGCAAATGTTTATTGCTTGTCGTGGCATACCTATCTTGGTGGGCTTTCTAGAGGCTGATTATGCGAAGTACAG GGTAATGGTTCATATGGCTATTGATGGCATGTGGCAAGTTTTTAAGCTTCAAAAGTCAACCTCTAGAAATGATTTTTGTCGTATAGCTGCCAAGAATGGGATACTACTCAGACTTATTAACACTCTTTATAGTTTGAATGAGGCAACCCGTCTAGCTTCTATAGCTTCTGGTGGTGGGTTTGCTCCAGACGGTTTAAGTTCACGACCAAGATCTGATGCACAGGATTCTAACAGTCCATTGACACGAATAGATTCTGTATTTTATGGGAATGACCTGCCTGATCACCTTAAAGTTAAGCCTGGAGATCATATTTTACAAACTGGAACACTAGAACCTTTGCGATTATCTGCATCACATTCTCCTGACTCGAGAGTTAAGGCTTCAGATGCTGATAGGCCTCAATCCAGTATTTCTAAATTGGAGGCTAGTGGTGCTTCAAGAGTAACAGATCCTGCATCCTTGGACAGATTATCCAATTCTGTAAAAAAGGACCACCTTCCAACTAGAGACGAGGAAAGTGTAGACAGGTTGAAGAATGAGCCTTCTAGAGCCGAATTTGACCTAAAGCAGCAAAGAGGAGCCAATGTAACAGGTGGAAGAATATCCATGGATAGGGCTCCAAAATCCATGGATGCCACCACAAATGGATCATCTGCTCACACTGGTAGTCAGCAAGAGAATATTCGACCCCTTTTGAGTTTGTTGGATAAAGAACCTCCATCACGGCATTTCTCCGGGCAGCTTGAGTACGTGAAACATCTTACAGGGATGGAGAAACATGATAGTAATTTGCCTCTTTTACATGGATCAACTGACAAGAAAACAAATGGTCTTGACTTTTTGATGGCTGAATTTGCAG AGGTCTCTGGCAAAGGAAGGGAAAATTCTAACGTGGATTCATTGCCTAGAAGTTCACCTAAAGCAGCTAATAAGAAACATGGACCTCTGACATCAAATGGGGGATCTGTTGTCGCTTCTGGACTTGCATCACAGAGAGCATCTGGTGTGCTATCTGGTTCAGGAGTTTTGAATGCCAGACCAGGGAGTGCGGCATCTTCCGGACTACTTACCCATATGGTCTCACCATGGAATGTTGATGTAGCTCGGGAGTATCTGGAAAAGGTGGCAGACCTTCTATTTGAATTTGCTTCAGCAGACACAGCAGTAAAATCTTATATGTGTAGCCAAAGTCTGCTTAGTCGTCTCTTCCAAATGTTCAATAAGATAGAACCCCCGATTCTTCTTAAG CTGTTGAAGTGTATAAACCATCTATCGACGGACCCACATTGCTTAGAACATCTTCAACGAGCTGATGCTATCAAGTATTTAATCCCAAATCTTGATCTCAGAGAAGGTTCCCTTGTGTCACAAATACATCATGAG GTCCTTAATGCACTATTCAACCTATGTAAGATAAATAAGAGGAGACAGGAACAGGCTGCAGAAAATGGAATCATTCCCCACTTACTGCATTTCATCATGTCAGATTCTCCTCTAAGACAGTATGCTTTGCCTTTGCTATGTGATATGGCTCATGCATCAAGAAATTCGAGGGAACAGTTGCGAGCCCATGGAGGACTGGATGTATATCTGAGCCTTCTTGAAGATAATATCTGGTCGGTGACTTCACTAGATTCTATTGCTGTTTGCTTGGCCCACGACAATGAGAATAAGAAAGTAGAGCAAGCTTTGCTCAAAAAGGATGCCATCCAGAAATTGGTTAAGTTCTTCCAGTGCTGTCCGGAACAACACTTCTTGCACATATTAGAACCATTCTTGAAAATTATCAC GAAATCTTCTCGAATAAATACTACTCTGGCAGTTAATGGACTGACACCACTGCTAATCTTGAGACTTGATCATCCAGATGCAATAGCTCGTCTGAATTTGCTTAAGTTAATAAAG GCTGTATATGAGCACCACCCGCGTCCCAAGCAACTGATTGTGGAGAATGATCTGCCTCAGAAGCTTAAGAATTTGATTGAGGAGAGGAGAGATGGACAGAGTTCTGGGGGCCAAGTTTTGGTTAAACAAATGGCCACTTCACTCCTTAAAGCACTACATATCAATACCGTTTTGTAA
- the LOC125213675 gene encoding MAP3K epsilon protein kinase 1-like isoform X2, translating into MAPEVIEMSGVCAASDIWSVGCTVIELLTCIPPYFDLQPMPALFRIVQDEHPPIPDSLSPAITDFLRQCFKKDAGQRPDAKTLLSHPWIKNSRRALQNTLRHSGTLRNIEEVGTGGAGISSSEQGHNIETYSAEKDKTEMSSSGTSVVSKSYEDDSSKTNLTEERTDNLEKDTISDQVPTFIIHEKSPIETSSSTLLDSHESEIEDQSSNLNQQDEVLINGEAEAAESTNRTVVGRKVEKKGSAVGIIHAKFNFGQKNHEPSPRKGVEEPLTSGGNELSKFSDSPRDASLDDLFHPLDSLEDQVAEASTSASSSKVIQGNAVSEGGKTDLATKLRATIARKQMENESVQASGDLLRLMMGVLKEDVIDIDSLVFEDKLPAENLFHLQAVEFSKLVSLLRPDEPEDVIVSSCQKLTSFFHQRPDQKIVFITQHGLLPLMELLEVPRPRVICSVLQVLNQIIKDNTEFQENACLVGLIPIVMSFAVHDRPREVRMEAAFFFQQLCQSSSLTLQMFIACRGIPILVGFLEADYAKYRVMVHMAIDGMWQVFKLQKSTSRNDFCRIAAKNGILLRLINTLYSLNEATRLASIASGGGFAPDGLSSRPRSDAQDSNSPLTRIDSVFYGNDLPDHLKVKPGDHILQTGTLEPLRLSASHSPDSRVKASDADRPQSSISKLEASGASRVTDPASLDRLSNSVKKDHLPTRDEESVDRLKNEPSRAEFDLKQQRGANVTGGRISMDRAPKSMDATTNGSSAHTGSQQENIRPLLSLLDKEPPSRHFSGQLEYVKHLTGMEKHDSNLPLLHGSTDKKTNGLDFLMAEFAEVSGKGRENSNVDSLPRSSPKAANKKHGPLTSNGGSVVASGLASQRASGVLSGSGVLNARPGSAASSGLLTHMVSPWNVDVAREYLEKVADLLFEFASADTAVKSYMCSQSLLSRLFQMFNKIEPPILLKLLKCINHLSTDPHCLEHLQRADAIKYLIPNLDLREGSLVSQIHHEVLNALFNLCKINKRRQEQAAENGIIPHLLHFIMSDSPLRQYALPLLCDMAHASRNSREQLRAHGGLDVYLSLLEDNIWSVTSLDSIAVCLAHDNENKKVEQALLKKDAIQKLVKFFQCCPEQHFLHILEPFLKIITKSSRINTTLAVNGLTPLLILRLDHPDAIARLNLLKLIKAVYEHHPRPKQLIVENDLPQKLKNLIEERRDGQSSGGQVLVKQMATSLLKALHINTVL; encoded by the exons ATGGCCCCTGAG GTCATTGAAATGTCAGGAGTTTGTGCTGCATCTGACATTTGGAGTGTAGGCTGCACTGTAATTGAACTTCTTACATGTATTCCACCGTACTTTGATCTGCAGCCAATGCCCGCCCTCTTTAGGATTGTGCAG GATGAACATCCTCCAATTCCAGATAGTCTATCCCCAGCTATTACAGATTTCCTGCGTCAATGCTTTAAAAAG GATGCTGGACAGAGGCCTGATGCAAAGACATTACTTTCACACCCTTGGATTAAAAACTCAAGGCGTGCCCTACAGAATACTCTTCGTCATAGTGGAACCTTGAG GAACATTGAGGAAGTTGGAACTGGGGGTGCTGGTATAAGTAGCAGTGAGCAAGGGCATAATATTGAAACCTATTCTGCTGAGAAA GATAAAACTGAGATGTCATCCTCAGGGACTTCAGTTGTTAGCAAGTCTTACGAGGATGATAGCTCAAAAACTAATCTTACTGAGGAAAGGACAGATAACCTTGAAAAAGATACTATTTCAGATCAAGTTCCAACATTTATTATCCATGAGAAATCACCCATTGAGACCAGCTCAAGCACACTTTTGGATAGTCATGAGTCAGAGATCGAAGACCAGAGTTCTAATCTAAATCAGCAGGACGAAGTGCTGATAAATGGTGAGGCAGAAGCTGCCGAGTCTACAAACAGAACTGTTGTTGGcagaaaagttgaaaaaaaaggaagtgCAGTTGGTATCATTCatgcaaaatttaattttggtcaaaagAACCACGAACCTAGCCCAAGGAAG GGTGTTGAAGAACCACTGACTTCTGGAGGCAATGAACTTAGTAAATTTAGTGATTCTCCACGCGATGCTTCTTTGGATGATTTATTTCACCCCTTGGATAGTTTGGAGGACCAGGTAGCTGAAGCCTCTACTTCTGCATCCTCTTCAAAAGTAATCCAAGGAAATGCTGTATCTGAAGGTGGAAAGACTGATCTGGCAACAAAGTTAAGGGCTACAATTGCTCGGAAACAAATGGAGAATGAATCTGTTCAGGCTAGTGGTGACCTACTTCGCTTAATGATGGGTGTTTTAAAGGAAGATGTAATTGATATTGATTCTCTG GTATTTGAAGATAAATTGCCTGCAGAAAATCTTTTTCACCTTCAG GCTGTTGAATTCAGCAAATTGGTATCTTTGCTGAGGCCAGATGAACCAGAAGATGTGATAGTATCTTCTTGTCAGAAGTTGACCTCTTTCTTTCATCAGCGACCAGACCAGAAGATTGTTTTCATTACACAACATGGTTTGCTCCCACTAATGGAACTGCTTGAGGTTCCAAGACCCCGC GTTATATGCTCAGTTCTACAAGTActgaatcaaataattaaagataacACTGAATTTCAGGAGAATGCTTGTCTAGTGGGTCTT ATTCCCATTGTGATGAGCTTTGCTGTACATGATCGTCCACGGGAGGTGCGCATGGAAGCAGCGTTTTTTTTCCAACAGCTCTGCCAATCAAG CTCCTTGACATTGCAAATGTTTATTGCTTGTCGTGGCATACCTATCTTGGTGGGCTTTCTAGAGGCTGATTATGCGAAGTACAG GGTAATGGTTCATATGGCTATTGATGGCATGTGGCAAGTTTTTAAGCTTCAAAAGTCAACCTCTAGAAATGATTTTTGTCGTATAGCTGCCAAGAATGGGATACTACTCAGACTTATTAACACTCTTTATAGTTTGAATGAGGCAACCCGTCTAGCTTCTATAGCTTCTGGTGGTGGGTTTGCTCCAGACGGTTTAAGTTCACGACCAAGATCTGATGCACAGGATTCTAACAGTCCATTGACACGAATAGATTCTGTATTTTATGGGAATGACCTGCCTGATCACCTTAAAGTTAAGCCTGGAGATCATATTTTACAAACTGGAACACTAGAACCTTTGCGATTATCTGCATCACATTCTCCTGACTCGAGAGTTAAGGCTTCAGATGCTGATAGGCCTCAATCCAGTATTTCTAAATTGGAGGCTAGTGGTGCTTCAAGAGTAACAGATCCTGCATCCTTGGACAGATTATCCAATTCTGTAAAAAAGGACCACCTTCCAACTAGAGACGAGGAAAGTGTAGACAGGTTGAAGAATGAGCCTTCTAGAGCCGAATTTGACCTAAAGCAGCAAAGAGGAGCCAATGTAACAGGTGGAAGAATATCCATGGATAGGGCTCCAAAATCCATGGATGCCACCACAAATGGATCATCTGCTCACACTGGTAGTCAGCAAGAGAATATTCGACCCCTTTTGAGTTTGTTGGATAAAGAACCTCCATCACGGCATTTCTCCGGGCAGCTTGAGTACGTGAAACATCTTACAGGGATGGAGAAACATGATAGTAATTTGCCTCTTTTACATGGATCAACTGACAAGAAAACAAATGGTCTTGACTTTTTGATGGCTGAATTTGCAG AGGTCTCTGGCAAAGGAAGGGAAAATTCTAACGTGGATTCATTGCCTAGAAGTTCACCTAAAGCAGCTAATAAGAAACATGGACCTCTGACATCAAATGGGGGATCTGTTGTCGCTTCTGGACTTGCATCACAGAGAGCATCTGGTGTGCTATCTGGTTCAGGAGTTTTGAATGCCAGACCAGGGAGTGCGGCATCTTCCGGACTACTTACCCATATGGTCTCACCATGGAATGTTGATGTAGCTCGGGAGTATCTGGAAAAGGTGGCAGACCTTCTATTTGAATTTGCTTCAGCAGACACAGCAGTAAAATCTTATATGTGTAGCCAAAGTCTGCTTAGTCGTCTCTTCCAAATGTTCAATAAGATAGAACCCCCGATTCTTCTTAAG CTGTTGAAGTGTATAAACCATCTATCGACGGACCCACATTGCTTAGAACATCTTCAACGAGCTGATGCTATCAAGTATTTAATCCCAAATCTTGATCTCAGAGAAGGTTCCCTTGTGTCACAAATACATCATGAG GTCCTTAATGCACTATTCAACCTATGTAAGATAAATAAGAGGAGACAGGAACAGGCTGCAGAAAATGGAATCATTCCCCACTTACTGCATTTCATCATGTCAGATTCTCCTCTAAGACAGTATGCTTTGCCTTTGCTATGTGATATGGCTCATGCATCAAGAAATTCGAGGGAACAGTTGCGAGCCCATGGAGGACTGGATGTATATCTGAGCCTTCTTGAAGATAATATCTGGTCGGTGACTTCACTAGATTCTATTGCTGTTTGCTTGGCCCACGACAATGAGAATAAGAAAGTAGAGCAAGCTTTGCTCAAAAAGGATGCCATCCAGAAATTGGTTAAGTTCTTCCAGTGCTGTCCGGAACAACACTTCTTGCACATATTAGAACCATTCTTGAAAATTATCAC GAAATCTTCTCGAATAAATACTACTCTGGCAGTTAATGGACTGACACCACTGCTAATCTTGAGACTTGATCATCCAGATGCAATAGCTCGTCTGAATTTGCTTAAGTTAATAAAG GCTGTATATGAGCACCACCCGCGTCCCAAGCAACTGATTGTGGAGAATGATCTGCCTCAGAAGCTTAAGAATTTGATTGAGGAGAGGAGAGATGGACAGAGTTCTGGGGGCCAAGTTTTGGTTAAACAAATGGCCACTTCACTCCTTAAAGCACTACATATCAATACCGTTTTGTAA